In Luteibaculum oceani, the DNA window TTATCCCCGAATTGGTCGAAGAGGAAAAGGTGAATGCCACCAACTCTATTTTACAAGTGGTTAATACCCTTATTTCTTTTGTTGGCCCCATGTTAGGAGCATTGTGCTATGCTATTTTTAGCATGGAGTTTATCCTAATTTTAGATGCCATTTCTTTTTTGGCCGCCGGTTTGCTTGAAATTACTCTAAAGCCTATTCGGGTACTTGCTCAGGCTCAATCCTACGGATATTGGAGCGAAATGAAGGATGGATACCAGTTTTTGGTGAAAAAGCCGGTATTGAGATTGTTTATTGGTTTGGCAATTGTGATCAATGGATTATACATGCCCTTAATTTTATTGGTAATTCCATTTGTCAGTTATGAAATCATGCAGGTTTCCAGTTATCAACTCTCTGTTATAGAGGCCGCTTGGGCTATTGGGGGTGCTTTAGGTGGGATATTTATTGCCACCCAAAAAAACACCATTCCCTACATCCAAAAACTTTTTTATTTGCTGGCCATTCAAGCTATTTTAATCCTGCTATGGGTTCTTCCCGAACAACTGCATTTTGAACACTTAAAGTGGGCAGTATGCATATTCTTGTCCGCCAATTTACTCATCATTGGCTTACTTAACGTTATTCAGAACGTACCGCTATTTTCATACATACAGTTAACCATCCCAGATAACTTAAGGGGAAAAGTACTAGGGTTTGTAAGCGTTTTTATGATGGTGTCTACCCCGGTTGGAATGTTTTTATTTGGAAGTTTCCTGCAATCTTTCGAATGGAGATACATATGCCTGGTTTCGGCAATTATTATTCTGGGACTTTGCGTTTATGCCAATTACTCTAAAACTTTTCTGGCCTTTAAAATGGAATTGAGTTTATCGGATAAAAATCAAAAACACGGCTAACAATATGCCAAAAATTATATGTCTTCCTTTTGCTGGAGCCTCTAAGTATGCGTACAACCAGTTTAATAATATGGGTGTTGGTTCCTTAGATTTTATTGGATTAGATCTACCTGGAAGAGGAATGCGTTTTAATGAGCCTTTGTTGAGGTCGATAGACGAAATGACCCATGATCTGTATAATCAAATACTTCCCTTTACTAACGAACCTTATTACCTGTTTGGCCACAGTATGGGAGCAATTCTAGGTCAGCGCATATGCGAAAAATTGCACGAGCTCGATAAGCCCTTACCAAAAAAACTACTGCTATCAGGAAGAGGGGGGCCAGATACGGAGATTACCCACAGAGAATGGCATAAATTACCCCCGAATGATTTCAAGAAAAAGGTATTTGAGCTAGGCGGTAGCCCTAAGGAAGTATTAGATAATCCTGAGTTAATGGAGTTAATGGAACCCATTTTAAGAGCTGATTTTGAGGCGGTGGAGACTTACCTTTATCCGAAGATTAACAAATTAGATATCCCAGTTTCTGTTTACTACGGATCGCATGATAAGTGTACTAAAGAGGAGTG includes these proteins:
- a CDS encoding thioesterase II family protein gives rise to the protein MPKIICLPFAGASKYAYNQFNNMGVGSLDFIGLDLPGRGMRFNEPLLRSIDEMTHDLYNQILPFTNEPYYLFGHSMGAILGQRICEKLHELDKPLPKKLLLSGRGGPDTEITHREWHKLPPNDFKKKVFELGGSPKEVLDNPELMELMEPILRADFEAVETYLYPKINKLDIPVSVYYGSHDKCTKEECENWQVISDKKITLTEISGNHFFIFSNAQQFLNCLKQDIDA
- a CDS encoding MFS transporter, yielding MYTLIGGRLISGLGSGIFSFALSLHVLDVSGSAFLFSVVLGFALIPGVLVNLFAGALVDKWNKKSIIIATDVLSALCIFLMLPLWTQFQESIPFIVLYSAFLSMIQALNNLAVLSIIPELVEEEKVNATNSILQVVNTLISFVGPMLGALCYAIFSMEFILILDAISFLAAGLLEITLKPIRVLAQAQSYGYWSEMKDGYQFLVKKPVLRLFIGLAIVINGLYMPLILLVIPFVSYEIMQVSSYQLSVIEAAWAIGGALGGIFIATQKNTIPYIQKLFYLLAIQAILILLWVLPEQLHFEHLKWAVCIFLSANLLIIGLLNVIQNVPLFSYIQLTIPDNLRGKVLGFVSVFMMVSTPVGMFLFGSFLQSFEWRYICLVSAIIILGLCVYANYSKTFLAFKMELSLSDKNQKHG